One stretch of Emys orbicularis isolate rEmyOrb1 chromosome 5, rEmyOrb1.hap1, whole genome shotgun sequence DNA includes these proteins:
- the LOC135879335 gene encoding interleukin-8-like has translation MSRPRSFAPGSPLLLLLACAALCQDAPMTGELQCQCLQTHAALIHPKRIANVELFPEGPHCGVQEVIATLRDGREVCLDPTAPWVKMITTKILNSKIPVDQPALADTVIPMDRK, from the exons ATGAGCCGCCCACGGAGCTTCGCCCCCggcagccccctgctgctgctgctggcctgcgCCGCGCTGTGCCAGG aTGCCCCCATGACTGGCGAGCTGCAGTGCCAGTGCCTCCAGACCCATGCCGCGTTGATCCACCCCAAGCGCATCGCCAACGTGGAGCTGTTCCCCGAGGGGCCCCACTGCGGGGTGCAAGAAGTCAT AGCCACCTTGAGGGACGGCAGGGAAGTCTGTCTGGATCCCACCGCGCCCTGGGTCAAGATGATCACCACCAAGATCCTGAACAG TAAGATACCTGTGGACCAACCTGCCTTGGCAGACACCGTCATTCCGATGGACCGAAAATAA
- the LOC135879207 gene encoding growth-regulated alpha protein-like, which translates to MSRPGPRGDKSGCGALRWLTTEPSPDPQHQPPPPARTMSRPRSFAPGSPLLLLLLLAACAALCRDAPMACELRCQCLQTQAAVIPPKRIANVELIPGGPHCGVPEVIATTKHGREVCLEPTAPWVKLIVTKILNRYLPGGCRCLCCASGQGPIGPALLHELSRVQGVAD; encoded by the exons ATGTCCCGGCCGGGTCCCCGCGGGGATAAAAGCGGCTGCGGGGCGCTGCGGTGGCTCACAACTGAGCCgagcccagatccccagcacCAGCCTCCGCCGCCAGCCCGGACCATGAGCCGCCCACGGAGCTTCGCCCCCggcagccccctgctgctgctgctgctgctggcggcctgCGCCGCGCTGTGCCGGG ATGCCCCCATGGCCTGCGAGCTGCGGTGCCAGTGCCTGCAGACCCAGGCCGCGGTGATCCCCCCCAAGCGCATCGCCAACGTGGAGCTGATCCCCGGGGGGCCCCACTGCGGGGTGCCAGAAGTCAT AGCCACCACGAAACACGGCAGGGAAGTCTGTCTGGAGCCCACCGCGCCCTGGGTCAAGCTGATCGTCACCAAGATCCTGAACAGGTACCTGCCCGGGGGGTGTCGCTGTTTGTGTTGTGCCAGCGGCCAGGGCCCCATCGGTCCCGCTCTATTGCACGAGCTGTCCAGGGTCCAGGGAGTGGCAGACTGA
- the LOC135879286 gene encoding interleukin-8-like, which yields MSRPRSFAPGSPLLLLLACAALCRDAPMTGELQCQCLQTHAALIHPKRIANVELIPEGPHCGVQEVIATLRDGREVCLDPTAPWVKMITTKILNSKIPVDQPALADTVIPMDRK from the exons ATGAGCCGCCCACGGAGCTTCGCCCCCggcagccccctgctgctgctgctggcctgcgCCGCGCTGTGCCGGG aTGCCCCCATGACCGGCGAGCTGCAGTGCCAGTGCCTCCAGACCCATGCCGCGTTGATCCACCCCAAGCGCATCGCCAACGTGGAGCTGATCCCCGAGGGGCCCCACTGCGGGGTGCAAGAAGTCAT AGCCACCTTGAGGGACGGCAGGGAAGTCTGTCTGGATCCCACCGCGCCCTGGGTCAAGATGATCACCACCAAGATCCTGAACAG TAAGATACCTGTGGACCAACCTGCCTTGGCAGACACCGTCATTCCGATGGACCGAAAATAA
- the LOC135879407 gene encoding growth-regulated alpha protein-like yields MSRTRSFAPGSPLLLLLLAACAALCRGAPMAGELRCQCLQTETAVIHPKRIANVELIPEGPHCGVPEVIATTKHGKKVCLEPTAPWVKMIITKIVNRYLPWVCGCLCCSSGPWVQL; encoded by the exons ATGAGCCGTACAAGGAGCTTCGCCCCCggcagccccctgctgctgctgctgctggcggcctgCGCCGCGCTGTGCCGGG GTGCCCCCATGGCCGGCGAGCTGCGGTGCCAGTGCCTGCAGACCGAGACGGCGGTGATCCACCCCAAGCGCATCGCCAACGTGGAGCTGATCCCCGAGGGACCCCACTGCGGGGTGCCAGAAGTCAT AGCCACCACGAAACACGGCAAGAAAGTCTGTCTGGAGCCCACCGCGCCCTGGGTCAAAATGATCATCACCAAGATCGTGAACAGGTACCtgccctgggtgtgtggctgttTGTGTTGTTCCAGCGGCCCGTGGGTGCAGCTGTAA